Proteins encoded in a region of the Dreissena polymorpha isolate Duluth1 chromosome 6, UMN_Dpol_1.0, whole genome shotgun sequence genome:
- the LOC127834475 gene encoding uncharacterized protein LOC127834475 — protein sequence MNLGLRCVFVFLGFLVIADVCSGAYRSGYSGYRSYSSYSSYRSYRTSGAATSSGGGFIAGMVVLGVFGAAVIIVLIVCLLKKNGTICASPKVTATPSSTVDTLNKGFKSADNYNLGFVNPPPPPTYSDVYPPPSYSNRNVFASDPAYPPTAPVSQ from the exons ATGAATTTGGGACTACGATGCGTGTTCGTCTTTCTTGGATTTCTAGTGATAG CTGATGTCTGCTCGGGTGCGTACCGTAGCGGTTACAGCGGCTACAGAAGTTACAGCAGTTACAGCAGTTACCGTTCCTATCGCACTTCTGG CGCCGCCACCAGTAGCGGTGGGGGATTCATCGCCGGCATGGTGGTCCTTGGGGTCTTTGGTGCCGCCGTCATTATCGTCCTCATTGTTTGCCTCC TGAAGAAAAATGGCACGATTTGTGCCTCCCCTAAAGTTACAGCTACCCCCAGCTCAACGGTGGACACATTAAACAAAGGATTCAAATCTGCCGACAACTACAATCTGGGGTTCGTCAACCCACCCCCGCCACCGACTTATTCTGATGTGTATCCCCCGCCGTCATACTCGAACAGAAACGTGTTCGCGTCCGACCCCGCTTACCCGCCGACAGCGCCTGTGTCTCAGTGA